The DNA region TAATAAAATAAGAGGAAATAAAATAGGAATGATATTTCAAGATCCTTTATCAGCTCTAAATCCACTAATGAGAATTGGAGAACAAATAGAAGAAGGTTTGTTATATCATACAAATTATAACAAAGAAGAAAGAAAGCAAAAAGTGCTTGAACTGGTTAAACAAGTTGGTATACCTAATCCAGAAAGAGTTATAAGAAGATTTCCGCACGAATTATCAGGAGGAATGCGTCAAAGAGTAATAATTGCAATTGCACTTTCATGTAAACCTGACATATTAATTTGTGATGAACCTACAACAGCACTTGACGTTACAATACAAGCACAAATACTTGATTTAATAAGACAATTAAAAGATGAAATAAAAGCAGGAATAATATTAATAACACATGATTTAGGTGT from Caviibacter abscessus includes:
- a CDS encoding ABC transporter ATP-binding protein — translated: MNDGVLLDIKKLSTSFRIKDVYYNAVDNVDISLRRNEVLAIVGESGCGKSTLATSIIGLHNPINTKIDGEINFQNKNLVGLNENEYNKIRGNKIGMIFQDPLSALNPLMRIGEQIEEGLLYHTNYNKEERKQKVLELVKQVGIPNPERVIRRFPHELSGGMRQRVIIAIALSCKPDILICDEPTTALDVTIQAQILDLIRQLKDEIKAGIILITHDLGV